One Cydia amplana chromosome 18, ilCydAmpl1.1, whole genome shotgun sequence DNA segment encodes these proteins:
- the LOC134656643 gene encoding uncharacterized protein LOC134656643, producing the protein MAASSELVSLDELVASSLSGLALNEFNRIHYGRTDHHAIKIKETNKQFAAENSFDIAAYEFPAKQEETRNPRLVKVGVVQHSIGTTTDKPIVEQREAIINKIRKIITAAGEEGVNVLCLQEAWSMPFAFCTREKQPWCEFAESAEDGPCTQFLKDLAVKYDMVIVSPILERDEAHGETIWNTAVVINEQGKVIGKHRKNHIPRVGDFNESTYYFEGNTGHPVFQTKFGKIAINICYGRHHPQNWMMFGINGAEIVFNPSATVAGLSEHLWAVEARNAAIANSYFTAAINRVGTEQFPNEFTSGDGKPAHKEFGHFYGSSYVTAPDGCRTPGLSRVKDGLLIAQMDLNLCRQVKDKWGFTMTQRLDLYAESLAKAIKPDYKPQIIRNN; encoded by the coding sequence ATGGCAGCTTCTTCAGAACTTGTAAGCCTTGATGAGCTTGTAGCGAGTTCACTTTCAGGTCTGGCCCTGAATGAATTTAATAGAATTCACTACGGAAGGACTGATCACCAcgcaataaaaattaaagaaacCAACAAACAATTCGCTGCTGAAAACTCCTTTGATATTGCTGCTTATGAATTTCCTGCGAAGCAAGAAGAAACTAGAAACCCAAGATTAGTGAAAGTGGGGGTAGTTCAACATTCAATTGGCACAACTACCGATAAACCTATAGTAGAGCAGAGAGAGGCTATAATCAACAAAATTCGGAAAATTATCACTGCAGCTGGCGAAGAAGGGGTAAATGTCTTATGTTTACAAGAAGCATGGAGTATGCCGTTTGCGTTTTGTACTAGAGAGAAGCAACCTTGGTGCGAGTTTGCTGAATCTGCTGAAGATGGACCATGTACCCAATTTTTAAAAGACCTGGCTGTAAAGTATGACATGGTCATAGTGTCTCCTATTCTTGAAAGAGATGAAGCCCATGGTGAAACTATTTGGAATACTGCTGTAGTCATTAACGAACAGGGCAAAGTCATCGGAAAGCATAGGAAGAACCACATTCCTCGAGTTGGTGACTTCAATGAATCCACCTACTATTTTGAAGGCAACACTGGCCACCCTGTTTTTCAGACCAAGTTTGGCAAGATTGCTATAAACATTTGCTATGGCCGCCATCATCCTCAGAACTGGATGATGTTTGGTATAAATGGAGCAGAGATTGTGTTTAACCCATCGGCTACAGTGGCTGGCTTAAGCGAACATCTATGGGCGGTGGAGGCCCGTAATGCTGCCATTGCCAACAGCTACTTCACTGCTGCCATTAACAGAGTTGGAACAGAACAATTTCCCAATGAGTTTACTTCAGGAGATGGAAAACCTGCTCACAAGGAGTTTGGCCATTTCTATGGTTCAAGCTACGTGACTGCTCCCGATGGCTGCAGAACTCCTGGTTTGTCTAGAGTCAAGGATGGATTGCTGATTGCACAAatggacttgaatctttgtcgTCAGGTCAAAGATAAATGGGGTTTCACAATGACGCAGCGTCTAGATCTGTATGCTGAGAGCCTTGCCAAGGCTATTAAGCCTGATTACAAACCTCAAATTATTCGTAACAATTGA
- the LOC134656644 gene encoding eukaryotic translation initiation factor 2 subunit 2 translates to MDDDMIFDPSLKKKKKKKTGFDMDAALAEQGESTSMEVPVDTGDVDVPEDDNLDLDNFGKKKKKKKKTFNLEDIENALPDTREERPPVEEPLQEEEVVDDLDLDIDFTAKKKKKKKTVDELMAEEEFRDEEKENVEDVHGDWVGSDRDYTYDELLERVFDIMREKNPSMVSGKKQKFIMRPPQVVRIGTKKTSFANFTEICKTLHRQPKHLLDFLLAELGTSGSVDGNSQLIIKGRFQQKQIENVLRRYIKEYVTCHTCRSPDTILQKDTRLFFLQCETCGSRCSVASIKSGFQAVTGKRAAMRAKTA, encoded by the coding sequence atGGATGACGATATGATATTCGATCCTTCTctgaagaaaaagaagaagaagaagactggCTTCGACATGGACGCCGCACTCGCGGAACAGGGTGAGAGCACGAGCATGGAGGTTCCCGTGGACACGGGTGACGTCGACGTGCCAGAGGACGATAACCTTGATTTAGACAACTTCggtaaaaagaagaaaaaaaaaaagaagacctTTAACTTGGAAGATATCGAGAATGCGTTACCGGACACGAGAGAAGAGAGGCCTCCGGTCGAGGAGCCCCTGCAGGAGGAAGAGGTGGTGGACGACCTGGACTTGGACATAGACTTCACGGccaagaaaaagaagaagaagaaaaccgTGGACGAGCTCATGGCCGAGGAGGAGTTTCGCGACGAGGAGAAAGAGAACGTGGAGGACGTGCACGGGGACTGGGTGGGTTCCGACCGCGACTACACGTACGACGAGCTACTCGAGCGCGTATTCGACATCATGCGCGAGAAGAACCCCAGCATGGTCTCCGGCAAGAAGCAGAAATTCATCATGCGACCCCCTCAAGTTGTCAGAATTGGCACAAAGAAGACATCCTTTGCCAACTTTACAGAAATTTGCAAAACATTGCATCGTCAGCCTAAGCATTTACTAGACTTTTTACTGGCCGAGTTAGGTACCAGCGGCTCTGTAGACGGCAACAGCCAGCTTATCATCAAGGGCCGCTTCCAGCAGAAACAAATAGAGAATGTGTTACGTCGGTATATCAAGGAATATGTAACATGCCATACTTGTCGCTCCCCCGATACCATTTTACAGAAAGATACTCGGTTGTTCTTCCTTCAGTGCGAGACCTGCGGTTCCCGTTGTTCTGTTGCTAGCATCAAGTCTGGTTTCCAGGCTGTCACAGGCAAGCGTGCAGCCATGCGTGCAAAGACTGCATAG